A window from Citrus sinensis cultivar Valencia sweet orange chromosome 5, DVS_A1.0, whole genome shotgun sequence encodes these proteins:
- the LOC112496483 gene encoding protein ACCELERATED CELL DEATH 6-like, protein MEEASSSSRREANDQTNVCNCKDKNEDEITVTEPKNSEQTEDSESSTDDQEEDEYCARYWPLYRMIEKNDWRGVEDFVTNDPDALTAKTIAPGSMTIFHAIVELWVDVESDDATCLLDKLASKVDPQTLEQRDDIGYTALYQCAVKGNLRALKVLVKYNPDLTNKRDTLDSLPVIQAAYHGHKDTFQYLREVTHGVDIYSGNDGANMLSRLIDATLYDVALDLLKLYPTIGRDNIDSRRIVLNALAEKPYAFASGSRLGHLQRLIYNCTPVEEELVPSIQTNDNQNVDGDMENLIVTSKIHSKKSTRFGCAKQITKTFGAMWHKSHWMLWNALMRLTPSIKAIHEQKLAHMKIVEIVRIICKEVIWTRHRRELKGALFTAARLGIHEFINEFIMAYNRSGHWLNKDGRNVFDVAVLHRREKVFNLIHRVKYTTSLFSTEGNSGNNILHLAAKLVPSSEVAGAALQMQRELQWFKAVEKLIHPDMLGDENSSNQTPREVFTEEHKDLVKEGEKWMKETASSCSVVAALIITVVFAAAFTVPGGSDSRGIPNLLHEKSFMIFAISDMLALFSSTTSVLMFLGILSSRYAEDDFLVSLPRKLIIGLVALFFSIASMMVAFGATVHISLSHKWSLVIIPIALVGCVPVTLFALLQFPLLLDMYSSTYGRGIIIDSSWRELASCDLVAKGSYKTRL, encoded by the exons ATGGAAGAAGCTAGCAGTTCATCAAGGCGAGAAGCAAATGATCAAACCAACGTCTGCAACTGCAA AGACAAAAACGAAGATGAAATCACTGTGACGGAGCCAAAAAATAGTGAACAAACTGAAGATTCAGAGAGTTCAAcag ATGATCAAGAGGAGGATGAATATTGTGCTCGTTATTGGCCGCTGTACAGAATGATAGAGAAGAATGATTGGCGAGGTGTGGAAGATTTCGTCACTAACGATCCCGATGCCTTGACCGCCAAGACTATTGCACCGGGTTCAATGACAATATTTCACGCGATTGTGGAGTTATGGGTTGATGTTGAGTCTGATGACGCCACATGCCTCCTCGATAAGCTGGCGTCAAAGGTCGATCCACAAACACTAGAACAACGAGATGACATTGGGTACACGGCTCTATATCAGTGTGCGGTAAAAGGGAATCTAAGGGCCTTAAAAGTCCTAGTGAAGTATAACCCTGACTTAACAAACAAAAGGGATACTTTAGACAGTCTTCCGGTTATTCAGGCAGCGTATCATGGTCATAAGGATACGTTTCAGTATCTACGAGAGGTGACTCATGGAGTAGACATCTACAGCGGCAATGATGGTGCCAACATGCTTTCACGTCTCATCGACGCTACTTTATACG ATGTAGCTCTGGATTTATTGAAGCTTTATCCAACGATTGGCCGTGACAACATCGACTCTCGGAGAATTGTTCTAAACGCGCTGGCTGAAAAGCCTTACGCGTTTGCAAGTGGGAGTCGGCTTGGACATTTGCAACGCTTAATTTACAATT GCACTCCTGTGGAAGAGGAACTTGTTCCTTCCATTCAGACCAACGATAATCAAAATGTGGATGGAGACATGGAGAACCTTATCGTGACATCAAAAATCCACTCAAAAAAATCCACACGTTTTGGATGTGCTAAGCAAATCACTAAGACATTTG GTGCAATGTGGCATAAATCGCATTGGATGCTCTGGAATGCCCTCATGCGCCTAA CCCCCAGCATCAAAGCTATACATGAACAAAAGTTAGCGCACATGAAGATTGTTGAAATTGTCAGAATTATCTGCAAAGAAGTGATTTGGACCCGTCACAGAAGAGAATTGAAGGGGGCATTGTTCACAGCTGCAAGATTGGGGATACACGAGTTTATCAATGAATTTATCATGGCCTATAACAGGAGTGGACATTGGTTGAATAAGGATGGGCGTAACGTATTTGATGTTGCAGTTTTACATCGTCGTGAAAAAGTTTTTAATCTAATACATCGTGTAAAATACACAACAAGTTTATTTTCAACAGAAGGCAATTCTGGCAACAACATCCTGCATTTAGCGGCAAAATTGGTACCTTCAAGTGAAGTGGCTGGTGCAGCATTGCAGATGCAGCGGGAGTTGCAATGGTTCAAG GCGGTAGAAAAACTTATCCATCCAGACATGCTAGGAGATGAAAATAGTTCCAACCAAACTCCTAGAGAGGTCTTTACTGAAGAACACAAGGATTTAGTCAAAGAAGGAGAAAAATGGATGAAGGAAACAGCTTCATCTTGCTCAGTTGTAGCTGCACTCATTATCACTGTAGTGTTTGCCGCAGCTTTCACGGTACCTGGTGGCAGTGACAGCAGAGGAATACCAAATCTTTTACATGAAAAATCTTTCATGATTTTTGCCATTTCAGATATGCTTGCGCTTTTTTCATCCACTACGTCAGTTCTAATGTTCTTGGGCATCCTCAGTTCACGCTACGCAGAAGACGATTTTCTTGTATCGTTACCAAGGAAGTTAATTATTGGCCTCGTCGCCTTGTTCTTTTCTATTGCAAGCATGATGGTAGCCTTTGGTGCAACTGTTCACATATCTCTTTCTCATAAATGGAGTCTGGTTATCATTCCAATTGCCCTTGTTGGATGTGTCCCTGTCACCTTATTTGCATTGTTGCAGTTTCCTCTTTTGCTTGATATGTACTCATCTACTTATGGCCGCGGCATCATCATAGACAGCAGTTGGAGAGAATTAGCTAGTTGCGACTTGGTTGCTAAAGGTAGCTACAAAACACGGTTATAA